Proteins encoded by one window of Juglans regia cultivar Chandler chromosome 15, Walnut 2.0, whole genome shotgun sequence:
- the LOC108994582 gene encoding gastric triacylglycerol lipase-like isoform X4 translates to MENGVSSFNQLIHELSVDSDTSSVDYSSAEEDSDLNIYPASPSSQSSRASGATTFTKGSKVPAISESHQSPNLRSIKKVLTLRDHIVHRATDRRRGVIEDLHLAIEIFIEAIFDVVHKAAHFILSPLEAFRNLSRWISSHNGGTRENDGSVLEASFTTATLGENDPAPTERNATFHQSLNTDARTCQDVITELGYPYEAIHVITADGYVLLLERIPRRDARKAVYLQHGIMDSSMGWVSNGVVGSPAFAAFDQGYDVFLGNLRGLVSREHVDKNISSRQYWRYSINEHGTEDIPAMIEKIHQVKTSELKLSQPELELETDDQLYNLCAVCHSLGGAAMLMYVITRRVEEKPHRLSRLVLLSPAGFHDDSNFVFTIVEHLFLVLAPILSPFVTSFYIPTRFFRMLLNKLARDFHNYPAVGGLVQTLMSYVVGGDSSNWVGVLGLPHYNMNDMPGVSFHVALHLAQMKHSGKFKMFDYGSASANMEVYGSSQPLDLGEYYWLIDIPVNLVAGRKDKVIRPSMVRKHYKLMKESGVNVSYNEFEYAHLDFTFSHHEELLAYVMSRLRLVENTQKLSSSSPRAERLKKKGQ, encoded by the exons ATGGAAAA TGGAGTGTCCTCTTTCAACCAGCTCATTCATGAGCTTTCTGTGGATTCTGATACATCAAGTGTAGATTACTCATCTGCTGAAGAAGATAGTGACCTAAACATATATCCTGCATCACCATCATCTCAGAGTTCACGAGCCTCTGGGGCTACTACTTTTACTAA gGGATCAAAAGTCCCTGCCATCTCTGAAAGCCACCAGTCTCCAAATTTACGTTCGATTAAAAAAGTGCTAACCCTCAGGGACCACATTGTTCACCGTGCCACTGACAGGAGACGTGGAGTCATAGAG GATCTTCATCTAGCAATCGAGATCTTCATAGAAGCCATTTTCGATGTTGTTCATAAGGCAGCTCATTTTATTCTTTCCCCATTAGAGGCTTTCAGAAACCTATCAAGATGGATCTCATCTCACAATGGGGGTACTAGAGAGAATGATGGAAGTGTTTTGGAAGCCTCTTTCACTACAGCTACACTTGGGGAAAATGATCCAGCTCCCACTGAACGAAATGCTACTTTTCATCAGTCTCTAAATACAGATGCTCGGACATGTCAAGATGTCATAACGGAGCTTGG GTACCCATATGAAGCTATCCATGTGATCACTGCAGATGGATATGTTCTTCTTTTGGAAAGAATACCTCG ACGTGATGCAAGAAAAGCAGTTTATCTTCAGCATGGAATTATGGACTCATCTATGGG CTGGGTGTCCAATGGGGTTGTTGGTTCTCCTGCTTTTGCAGCCTTTGATCAAG GATATGATGTTTTCCTTGGGAATCTTCGAGGCCTGGTTTCTAGGGAACATGTTGACAAGAACATTTCCTCACGACA GTACTGGCGATATTCCATCAATGAGCATGGGACTGAGGATATTCCTGCAATGATAGAGAAAATTCACCAAGTGAAAACTTCAGAATTGAAGCTTAGCCAACCTGAGCTTGAGCTGGAAACTGATGATCAGCTTTACAACCTTTGTGCAGTTTGCCATAGCTTGGGAGGAGCTGCTATGTTGATGTATGTTATAACACGCCGGGTGGAAGAAAAGCCTCACAGATTATCTAGATTGGTTTTATTATCTCCTGCTGGCTTTCATGATGATTCTAATTTCGTTTTCACCATCGTGGAACATCTTTTCCTTGTGTTGGCCCCTATTTTGTCACCATTTGTGACTAGCTTTTATATACCAACCAGATTCTTCCGTATGCTACTCAACAAGTTGGCTAGGGATTTCCATAACTATCCTGCAGTTGGAGGGCTAGTTCAAACCCTAATGAGTTACGTTGTCGGTGGAGACAGCTCAAATTGGGTTGGTGTGTTAGGTTTACCGCACTACAATATGAATGACATGCCAGGAGTTTCATTTCATGTGGCTCTTCACCTTGCACAGATGAAGCACTCTGGGAAGTTCAAGATGTTTGATTATGGGAGTGCATCTGCCAACATGGAGGTGTATGGATCTTCCCAGCCATTGGACTTGGGTGAATACTATTGGCTCATTGATATTCCAGTTAATCTGGTTGCCGGACGGAAGGACAAGGTAATCCGGCCATCGATGGTGAGAAAGCACTACAAGTTAATGAAGGAATCGGGTGTGAATGTATCATACAACGAGTTTGAGTATGCCCACTTGGACTTCACATTCTCCCACCATGAAGAACTCCTGGCATATGTCATGTCGCGCTTACGGCTCGTGGAGAATACTCAAAAACTGTCATCATCTAGTCCAAGGGCTgagaggttgaagaaaaaaGGACAGTAA
- the LOC108994582 gene encoding lipase member N-like isoform X2 produces MLQRFVDNVLAVTKESVKTFTYESLNNIVRLINGVSALLLTILPGKATILEGIHGWELRPTFRGPRFPRWMENGVSSFNQLIHELSVDSDTSSVDYSSAEEDSDLNIYPASPSSQSSRASGATTFTKGSKVPAISESHQSPNLRSIKKVLTLRDHIVHRATDRRRGVIEDLHLAIEIFIEAIFDVVHKAAHFILSPLEAFRNLSRWISSHNGGTRENDGSVLEASFTTATLGENDPAPTERNATFHQSLNTDARTCQDVITELGYPYEAIHVITADGYVLLLERIPRRDARKAVYLQHGIMDSSMGWVSNGVVGSPAFAAFDQGYDVFLGNLRGLVSREHVDKNISSRQYWRYSINEHGTEDIPAMIEKIHQVKTSELKLSQPELELETDDQLYNLCAVCHSLGGAAMLMYVITRRVEEKPHRLSRLVLLSPAGFHDDSNFVFTIVEHLFLVLAPILSPFVTSFYIPTRFFRMLLNKLARDFHNYPAVGGLVQTLMSYVVGGDSSNWVGVLGLPHYNMNDMPGVSFHVALHLAQMKHSGKFKMFDYGSASANMEVYGSSQPLDLGEYYWLIDIPVNLVAGRKDKVIRPSMVRKHYKLMKESGVNVSYNEFEYAHLDFTFSHHEELLAYVMSRLRLVENTQKLSSSSPRAERLKKKGQ; encoded by the exons GTCTGTGAAGACATTCACTTATGAATCTCTGAACAATATCGTGAGGCTGATAAATGGAGTGTCAGCACTTTTGTTGACTATTTTACCAGGAAAGGCTACTATCCTTGAAGGTATCCATGGCTGGGAGCTCAGACCAACCTTTCGTGGTCCTCGATTTCCTCGTTGGATGGAAAA TGGAGTGTCCTCTTTCAACCAGCTCATTCATGAGCTTTCTGTGGATTCTGATACATCAAGTGTAGATTACTCATCTGCTGAAGAAGATAGTGACCTAAACATATATCCTGCATCACCATCATCTCAGAGTTCACGAGCCTCTGGGGCTACTACTTTTACTAA gGGATCAAAAGTCCCTGCCATCTCTGAAAGCCACCAGTCTCCAAATTTACGTTCGATTAAAAAAGTGCTAACCCTCAGGGACCACATTGTTCACCGTGCCACTGACAGGAGACGTGGAGTCATAGAG GATCTTCATCTAGCAATCGAGATCTTCATAGAAGCCATTTTCGATGTTGTTCATAAGGCAGCTCATTTTATTCTTTCCCCATTAGAGGCTTTCAGAAACCTATCAAGATGGATCTCATCTCACAATGGGGGTACTAGAGAGAATGATGGAAGTGTTTTGGAAGCCTCTTTCACTACAGCTACACTTGGGGAAAATGATCCAGCTCCCACTGAACGAAATGCTACTTTTCATCAGTCTCTAAATACAGATGCTCGGACATGTCAAGATGTCATAACGGAGCTTGG GTACCCATATGAAGCTATCCATGTGATCACTGCAGATGGATATGTTCTTCTTTTGGAAAGAATACCTCG ACGTGATGCAAGAAAAGCAGTTTATCTTCAGCATGGAATTATGGACTCATCTATGGG CTGGGTGTCCAATGGGGTTGTTGGTTCTCCTGCTTTTGCAGCCTTTGATCAAG GATATGATGTTTTCCTTGGGAATCTTCGAGGCCTGGTTTCTAGGGAACATGTTGACAAGAACATTTCCTCACGACA GTACTGGCGATATTCCATCAATGAGCATGGGACTGAGGATATTCCTGCAATGATAGAGAAAATTCACCAAGTGAAAACTTCAGAATTGAAGCTTAGCCAACCTGAGCTTGAGCTGGAAACTGATGATCAGCTTTACAACCTTTGTGCAGTTTGCCATAGCTTGGGAGGAGCTGCTATGTTGATGTATGTTATAACACGCCGGGTGGAAGAAAAGCCTCACAGATTATCTAGATTGGTTTTATTATCTCCTGCTGGCTTTCATGATGATTCTAATTTCGTTTTCACCATCGTGGAACATCTTTTCCTTGTGTTGGCCCCTATTTTGTCACCATTTGTGACTAGCTTTTATATACCAACCAGATTCTTCCGTATGCTACTCAACAAGTTGGCTAGGGATTTCCATAACTATCCTGCAGTTGGAGGGCTAGTTCAAACCCTAATGAGTTACGTTGTCGGTGGAGACAGCTCAAATTGGGTTGGTGTGTTAGGTTTACCGCACTACAATATGAATGACATGCCAGGAGTTTCATTTCATGTGGCTCTTCACCTTGCACAGATGAAGCACTCTGGGAAGTTCAAGATGTTTGATTATGGGAGTGCATCTGCCAACATGGAGGTGTATGGATCTTCCCAGCCATTGGACTTGGGTGAATACTATTGGCTCATTGATATTCCAGTTAATCTGGTTGCCGGACGGAAGGACAAGGTAATCCGGCCATCGATGGTGAGAAAGCACTACAAGTTAATGAAGGAATCGGGTGTGAATGTATCATACAACGAGTTTGAGTATGCCCACTTGGACTTCACATTCTCCCACCATGAAGAACTCCTGGCATATGTCATGTCGCGCTTACGGCTCGTGGAGAATACTCAAAAACTGTCATCATCTAGTCCAAGGGCTgagaggttgaagaaaaaaGGACAGTAA
- the LOC108994582 gene encoding gastric triacylglycerol lipase-like isoform X3, which translates to MENGVSSFNQLIHELSVDSDTSSVDYSSAEEDSDLNIYPASPSSQSSRASGATTFTKYDRHYRGWIRCIFFWILLPAKLLLGIPVYFCHFLYNRGSKVPAISESHQSPNLRSIKKVLTLRDHIVHRATDRRRGVIEDLHLAIEIFIEAIFDVVHKAAHFILSPLEAFRNLSRWISSHNGGTRENDGSVLEASFTTATLGENDPAPTERNATFHQSLNTDARTCQDVITELGYPYEAIHVITADGYVLLLERIPRRDARKAVYLQHGIMDSSMGWVSNGVVGSPAFAAFDQGYDVFLGNLRGLVSREHVDKNISSRQYWRYSINEHGTEDIPAMIEKIHQVKTSELKLSQPELELETDDQLYNLCAVCHSLGGAAMLMYVITRRVEEKPHRLSRLVLLSPAGFHDDSNFVFTIVEHLFLVLAPILSPFVTSFYIPTRFFRMLLNKLARDFHNYPAVGGLVQTLMSYVVGGDSSNWVGVLGLPHYNMNDMPGVSFHVALHLAQMKHSGKFKMFDYGSASANMEVYGSSQPLDLGEYYWLIDIPVNLVAGRKDKVIRPSMVRKHYKLMKESGVNVSYNEFEYAHLDFTFSHHEELLAYVMSRLRLVENTQKLSSSSPRAERLKKKGQ; encoded by the exons ATGGAAAA TGGAGTGTCCTCTTTCAACCAGCTCATTCATGAGCTTTCTGTGGATTCTGATACATCAAGTGTAGATTACTCATCTGCTGAAGAAGATAGTGACCTAAACATATATCCTGCATCACCATCATCTCAGAGTTCACGAGCCTCTGGGGCTACTACTTTTACTAAGTATGATAGGCATTATAGAGGATGGATCAGATGCATATTCTTTTGGATTCTGTTGCCTGCCAAATTGCTCCTGGGAATCCCggtttatttttgtcattttctttataataggGGATCAAAAGTCCCTGCCATCTCTGAAAGCCACCAGTCTCCAAATTTACGTTCGATTAAAAAAGTGCTAACCCTCAGGGACCACATTGTTCACCGTGCCACTGACAGGAGACGTGGAGTCATAGAG GATCTTCATCTAGCAATCGAGATCTTCATAGAAGCCATTTTCGATGTTGTTCATAAGGCAGCTCATTTTATTCTTTCCCCATTAGAGGCTTTCAGAAACCTATCAAGATGGATCTCATCTCACAATGGGGGTACTAGAGAGAATGATGGAAGTGTTTTGGAAGCCTCTTTCACTACAGCTACACTTGGGGAAAATGATCCAGCTCCCACTGAACGAAATGCTACTTTTCATCAGTCTCTAAATACAGATGCTCGGACATGTCAAGATGTCATAACGGAGCTTGG GTACCCATATGAAGCTATCCATGTGATCACTGCAGATGGATATGTTCTTCTTTTGGAAAGAATACCTCG ACGTGATGCAAGAAAAGCAGTTTATCTTCAGCATGGAATTATGGACTCATCTATGGG CTGGGTGTCCAATGGGGTTGTTGGTTCTCCTGCTTTTGCAGCCTTTGATCAAG GATATGATGTTTTCCTTGGGAATCTTCGAGGCCTGGTTTCTAGGGAACATGTTGACAAGAACATTTCCTCACGACA GTACTGGCGATATTCCATCAATGAGCATGGGACTGAGGATATTCCTGCAATGATAGAGAAAATTCACCAAGTGAAAACTTCAGAATTGAAGCTTAGCCAACCTGAGCTTGAGCTGGAAACTGATGATCAGCTTTACAACCTTTGTGCAGTTTGCCATAGCTTGGGAGGAGCTGCTATGTTGATGTATGTTATAACACGCCGGGTGGAAGAAAAGCCTCACAGATTATCTAGATTGGTTTTATTATCTCCTGCTGGCTTTCATGATGATTCTAATTTCGTTTTCACCATCGTGGAACATCTTTTCCTTGTGTTGGCCCCTATTTTGTCACCATTTGTGACTAGCTTTTATATACCAACCAGATTCTTCCGTATGCTACTCAACAAGTTGGCTAGGGATTTCCATAACTATCCTGCAGTTGGAGGGCTAGTTCAAACCCTAATGAGTTACGTTGTCGGTGGAGACAGCTCAAATTGGGTTGGTGTGTTAGGTTTACCGCACTACAATATGAATGACATGCCAGGAGTTTCATTTCATGTGGCTCTTCACCTTGCACAGATGAAGCACTCTGGGAAGTTCAAGATGTTTGATTATGGGAGTGCATCTGCCAACATGGAGGTGTATGGATCTTCCCAGCCATTGGACTTGGGTGAATACTATTGGCTCATTGATATTCCAGTTAATCTGGTTGCCGGACGGAAGGACAAGGTAATCCGGCCATCGATGGTGAGAAAGCACTACAAGTTAATGAAGGAATCGGGTGTGAATGTATCATACAACGAGTTTGAGTATGCCCACTTGGACTTCACATTCTCCCACCATGAAGAACTCCTGGCATATGTCATGTCGCGCTTACGGCTCGTGGAGAATACTCAAAAACTGTCATCATCTAGTCCAAGGGCTgagaggttgaagaaaaaaGGACAGTAA
- the LOC108994590 gene encoding uncharacterized protein LOC108994590: MVAAASRKWGYVRIITGTILGGVLGFYVMHRVEVSYKEKMNERLKKYEAELKKREKMNELEESP, translated from the exons ATGGTGGCGGCTGCTTCTCGGAAATGGGGCTACGTTCGGATCATCACCGGCACTATTCTTGGTGGTGTTCTCGGCTTCTACGTCATGCACCGCGTCGAAGTTAGCTACAAG gagaaaatgaatgagagaCTGAAAAAGTATGAAGCCGAattgaagaagagagagaagatgaatGAGCTCGAGGAATCCCCGTAA
- the LOC108994582 gene encoding uncharacterized protein LOC108994582 isoform X1 encodes MLQRFVDNVLAVTKESVKTFTYESLNNIVRLINGVSALLLTILPGKATILEGIHGWELRPTFRGPRFPRWMENGVSSFNQLIHELSVDSDTSSVDYSSAEEDSDLNIYPASPSSQSSRASGATTFTKYDRHYRGWIRCIFFWILLPAKLLLGIPVYFCHFLYNRGSKVPAISESHQSPNLRSIKKVLTLRDHIVHRATDRRRGVIEDLHLAIEIFIEAIFDVVHKAAHFILSPLEAFRNLSRWISSHNGGTRENDGSVLEASFTTATLGENDPAPTERNATFHQSLNTDARTCQDVITELGYPYEAIHVITADGYVLLLERIPRRDARKAVYLQHGIMDSSMGWVSNGVVGSPAFAAFDQGYDVFLGNLRGLVSREHVDKNISSRQYWRYSINEHGTEDIPAMIEKIHQVKTSELKLSQPELELETDDQLYNLCAVCHSLGGAAMLMYVITRRVEEKPHRLSRLVLLSPAGFHDDSNFVFTIVEHLFLVLAPILSPFVTSFYIPTRFFRMLLNKLARDFHNYPAVGGLVQTLMSYVVGGDSSNWVGVLGLPHYNMNDMPGVSFHVALHLAQMKHSGKFKMFDYGSASANMEVYGSSQPLDLGEYYWLIDIPVNLVAGRKDKVIRPSMVRKHYKLMKESGVNVSYNEFEYAHLDFTFSHHEELLAYVMSRLRLVENTQKLSSSSPRAERLKKKGQ; translated from the exons GTCTGTGAAGACATTCACTTATGAATCTCTGAACAATATCGTGAGGCTGATAAATGGAGTGTCAGCACTTTTGTTGACTATTTTACCAGGAAAGGCTACTATCCTTGAAGGTATCCATGGCTGGGAGCTCAGACCAACCTTTCGTGGTCCTCGATTTCCTCGTTGGATGGAAAA TGGAGTGTCCTCTTTCAACCAGCTCATTCATGAGCTTTCTGTGGATTCTGATACATCAAGTGTAGATTACTCATCTGCTGAAGAAGATAGTGACCTAAACATATATCCTGCATCACCATCATCTCAGAGTTCACGAGCCTCTGGGGCTACTACTTTTACTAAGTATGATAGGCATTATAGAGGATGGATCAGATGCATATTCTTTTGGATTCTGTTGCCTGCCAAATTGCTCCTGGGAATCCCggtttatttttgtcattttctttataataggGGATCAAAAGTCCCTGCCATCTCTGAAAGCCACCAGTCTCCAAATTTACGTTCGATTAAAAAAGTGCTAACCCTCAGGGACCACATTGTTCACCGTGCCACTGACAGGAGACGTGGAGTCATAGAG GATCTTCATCTAGCAATCGAGATCTTCATAGAAGCCATTTTCGATGTTGTTCATAAGGCAGCTCATTTTATTCTTTCCCCATTAGAGGCTTTCAGAAACCTATCAAGATGGATCTCATCTCACAATGGGGGTACTAGAGAGAATGATGGAAGTGTTTTGGAAGCCTCTTTCACTACAGCTACACTTGGGGAAAATGATCCAGCTCCCACTGAACGAAATGCTACTTTTCATCAGTCTCTAAATACAGATGCTCGGACATGTCAAGATGTCATAACGGAGCTTGG GTACCCATATGAAGCTATCCATGTGATCACTGCAGATGGATATGTTCTTCTTTTGGAAAGAATACCTCG ACGTGATGCAAGAAAAGCAGTTTATCTTCAGCATGGAATTATGGACTCATCTATGGG CTGGGTGTCCAATGGGGTTGTTGGTTCTCCTGCTTTTGCAGCCTTTGATCAAG GATATGATGTTTTCCTTGGGAATCTTCGAGGCCTGGTTTCTAGGGAACATGTTGACAAGAACATTTCCTCACGACA GTACTGGCGATATTCCATCAATGAGCATGGGACTGAGGATATTCCTGCAATGATAGAGAAAATTCACCAAGTGAAAACTTCAGAATTGAAGCTTAGCCAACCTGAGCTTGAGCTGGAAACTGATGATCAGCTTTACAACCTTTGTGCAGTTTGCCATAGCTTGGGAGGAGCTGCTATGTTGATGTATGTTATAACACGCCGGGTGGAAGAAAAGCCTCACAGATTATCTAGATTGGTTTTATTATCTCCTGCTGGCTTTCATGATGATTCTAATTTCGTTTTCACCATCGTGGAACATCTTTTCCTTGTGTTGGCCCCTATTTTGTCACCATTTGTGACTAGCTTTTATATACCAACCAGATTCTTCCGTATGCTACTCAACAAGTTGGCTAGGGATTTCCATAACTATCCTGCAGTTGGAGGGCTAGTTCAAACCCTAATGAGTTACGTTGTCGGTGGAGACAGCTCAAATTGGGTTGGTGTGTTAGGTTTACCGCACTACAATATGAATGACATGCCAGGAGTTTCATTTCATGTGGCTCTTCACCTTGCACAGATGAAGCACTCTGGGAAGTTCAAGATGTTTGATTATGGGAGTGCATCTGCCAACATGGAGGTGTATGGATCTTCCCAGCCATTGGACTTGGGTGAATACTATTGGCTCATTGATATTCCAGTTAATCTGGTTGCCGGACGGAAGGACAAGGTAATCCGGCCATCGATGGTGAGAAAGCACTACAAGTTAATGAAGGAATCGGGTGTGAATGTATCATACAACGAGTTTGAGTATGCCCACTTGGACTTCACATTCTCCCACCATGAAGAACTCCTGGCATATGTCATGTCGCGCTTACGGCTCGTGGAGAATACTCAAAAACTGTCATCATCTAGTCCAAGGGCTgagaggttgaagaaaaaaGGACAGTAA
- the LOC108994593 gene encoding transcription factor MYBS1-like, with protein sequence MTSVVVWSKGEEKAFENAIAMHWVDEDSKEHWETIASMVPSKSMEELKQHYQVLVEDVRAIEAGHIPLPNYLGEEASSSNKDCHGSSGATASDKRSNCGYGSGFSGLGHDSTGHGGKGGSRSEQERRKGIPWTEEEHRLFLLGLDKFGKGDWRSISRNFVISRTPTQVASHAQKYFIRLNSMNRDRRRSSIHDITSVNNGDVTSHQAPITGQQIHMNLSSVAAIGPPAKHRAPPHMPGLGMYGMPVGHPVAAPPGHMASAVGTPVMLTPGPHPHPYVVPVAYPMAPPPMHQ encoded by the exons ATGACAAGTGTAGTAGTTTGGAGCAAAGGAGAAGAGAAAGCTTTTGAAAATGCTATTGCAATGCATTGGGTGGATGAGGACTCCAAAGAGCATTGGGAGACGATTGCTTCAATGGTTCCCAGTAAGAGTATGGAAGAATTGAAGCAACACTACCAAGTGTTAGTGGAAGATGTGCGTGCAATAGAGGCAGGACATATACCACTTCCCAACTACTTAGGAGAGGAAGCATCATCTTCTAACAAAGACTGTCATGGCTCTTCTGGGGCTACGGCTTCGGATAAGAGGTCAAATTGTGGTTATGGAAGTGGGTTTTCAGGATTAGGACATGACTCAACCGGGCATGGAGGGAAGGGAGGGTCGAGGTCGGAACAAGAACGGCGAAAAGGAATTCCATGGACAGAAGAAGAGCATAG GCTGTTTTTACTTGGATTAGACAAGTTTGGCAAGGGGGATTGGAGAAGTATTTCAAGAAACTTTGTCATTTCCAGGACTCCCACACAAGTGGCTAGTCATGCTCAAAAGTACTTCATTCGCTTGAACTCCATGAATAGAGATAGAAGGAGATCTAGTATCCATGACATTACAAGTGTGAACAATGGAGATGTCACTTCTCATCAAGCACCAATTACAGGCCAACAGATACACATGAACCTGTCAAGTGTAGCCGCTATAGGACCGCCAGCAAAGCATAGAGCTCCACCGCATATGCCTGGTTTAGGCATGTATGGAATGCCGGTAGGGCATCCGGTTGCTGCTCCACCAGGGCATATGGCATCGGCAGTTGGAACTCCTGTCATGCTTACGCCCGGACCCCATCCCCACCCATATGTTGTCCCAGTTGCTTACCCTATGGCACCTCCCCCAATGCACCAATAA